AGAGTCACTGACAACTACAACTAAAcaggttttaggaggggttctgaaagacactatgggggtgtccactagaagttgactagtaacaacaactgggacataaaagacactcaccatgagacccactaaatctgccaagaagaggaaaacaaaagaaaaacccacaacaaacttaaagacaggaagcaaaccaaaaaggtggagcaactaaaggtgtcgactctccacatctatcagacaactggagcactgggccagacactcttaaatagaacctggaccagctcaggtgaaacaccttcccactaacgagatggacaagccagcacaggtgtaacacatactgactaacgaggtgacaccaatcagtgctcccaagacacatttcagttgaatgcattcagttgtacaatcaatcaaatgtatttataaagcccttcttacatcagctgatgtcacagagtgctgtacagaaacccagcctaaaaccccaaacagcaagcaatgcaggtgtagaagcacggttgctaggaaaaactccctagaaagacaagaacctaggaagaaaccttgataggaatcaggctctgaggggtggccagtcctcttctggctgtgccgagtggagacaataacagaacatggccaagatgttcaaatgttcatagatgaccagcagggtcaaatattaataaacacagtggttgtcgagggtgtaacaggtcagcacctcagtagtaaatgtcagttggcttttcatagccaatcattcagagtatctctacaacttccatttcacataatcatctacaatgcttcaccttctacaatataaacatggtgtctactggctgtcaacatttaaaaacatttaaaaacacgtttctaaataataatatacgatcatattatttttttctcctttttctttctATAGAATCCTAGAACTCACtatcttctagaactctcgtcttcctaaaactcactagcttctagaactctcgtcttcctaaaactcaatagcttctagaactctcgtcttcctaaaactcactagcttctagaactctcgtctccctaaaactcactagcttctagaactctcgtcttcctaaaactcactagcttctagaactctcctcttcctaaaactcactagcttctagaactctcgtcttcctaaaactcactagcttctagaactctcatcttcctaaaactcactagcttctagaactctcatcTTCCTAAacctcactagcttctagaactctcgtcttcctaaaactcactagcttctagctTCTTCTCCTCACTgtggagcttctctctcttttcagggttcactcaaTAGGCATGTTGTTGCATATaaagtccccaatgtcatgctctagtacatttgggagtacatctgagaatgaaccctgATATTATAAAAGCAGggtaacaatgtcaatataaatgtacccaaaaatgtcaagTTGGTTGCATGAATAACTATGATTAGTAAATGTTACAtgattgtaaatatgaattatcAAAACCAAATAttcacccctttgttaatatgtattggcaataatgaacttaatggtgaggcatggaataataaaacatgtatcttttgtcaggctgaatgtttgaaatatgaggtgatttgagtcatgcttcttcagtagtggaataaagacaattagcattTACTGCGTCCATGTGTTTAGGCTGCAAGTATGTTGAAATTAAGTTGTTTTCAAGTCATTGAAAAAAAAACGACCCGAAAAGACATCTTTTCAACTTTCAACTACAACCGGACGTCGAACATATATTGGACGTCGggcatagtcttattttcaactaaatgttacatgttaatgttactatgattgcatagtcttattttcaacgTCTTTTGAATGATATTTTGCTAAATGGGATTAgtgcaatgtcaaaacacagttttaatgtgtccaaatcaataaccaatatgcagaaacagtttgaagtgttgcattttaattcaagtgggtcaccaacatggtatgtgtaacacagctcttttatgttagtcactttttgttaaatcacataaataatactcttccaattcagagcctggatttcccccctgaggctaatatccatatcatgttggaatcaatagaacagggggcaaacgtttagggttctacattgtgacatcatttaaatactcctactacaatgttaaaacattctacattgtgacattaattaATTGTTTAATTGATATCATGAAAAaactccttcatgtattttctgatgtttgatcagagatcttttaccagagtatctcttcccacattgatcacagctataagacttctctcctgtgtgtgttctctggtgtaatgtcagctggctagattgaccaaaactcttccaacattgaccacagctataaggtttctctcctgtgtgtgttctctggtgtgcagtcagctggccagattgaccaaaactcttcccacattgatcacagctataaggtttctctcctgtgtgtgttctctggtgtacagtcagagagccagatgtagtaaaactcttcccacattgaccacagctataaggtttctctcctgtgtgtattctctggtgcactgtgaGCTGGTCAGAtttaacaaaactcttcccacattgatcacagctataaagttcatctcctgtgtgtgttctctggtgtaaagtcagatagccagaagtagtaaaactcttcccacattgaccacagctataagatttctctcctgtgtgtgttctctggtgtaaagacagagagccagatgtagtaaaactcctcccacattgatcacagctataaggtttctctcctgtgtgtgttctctggtgtatagttagattgctagatgtaacaaaactcttcccacattgatcacaactataaggtttctctcctgtgtgtgttctctggtgtatagtcagattgctagatgtaacaaaactcttcccacattgatcacagctataaggtttatctcctgtgtgtattctctggtgtactgtcagagagacagatgtagtaaaactcttcccacattgatcacagctattagatgtctctcctgtgtggatcctttgatgaattttaatgcctgatgaggtgaatctcttcccacagtcagagcagcagtgagttctcttccctgtggatctctgcaggtgtttattgaggcgttctgatctggagagactcttctctgcctcgtcagcatcatgaggttgttgaggctccccagaggatccacgata
The DNA window shown above is from Salvelinus fontinalis isolate EN_2023a chromosome 40, ASM2944872v1, whole genome shotgun sequence and carries:
- the LOC129839944 gene encoding zinc finger protein 239-like; this translates as TGEIRDYRGSSGEPQQPHDADEAEKSLSRSERLNKHLQRSTGKRTHCCSDCGKRFTSSGIKIHQRIHTGETSNSCDQCGKSFTTSVSLTVHQRIHTGDKPYSCDQCGKSFVTSSNLTIHQRTHTGEKPYSCDQCGKSFVTSSNLTIHQRTHTGEKPYSCDQCGRSFTTSGSLSLHQRTHTGEKSYSCGQCGKSFTTSGYLTLHQRTHTGDELYSCDQCGKSFVKSDQLTVHQRIHTGEKPYSCGQCGKSFTTSGSLTVHQRTHTGEKPYSCDQCGKSFGQSGQLTAHQRTHTGEKPYSCGQCWKSFGQSSQLTLHQRTHTGEKSYSCDQCGKRYSGKRSLIKHQKIHEGVFS